One Spea bombifrons isolate aSpeBom1 chromosome 1, aSpeBom1.2.pri, whole genome shotgun sequence DNA window includes the following coding sequences:
- the PLPP2 gene encoding phospholipid phosphatase 2, giving the protein MLPGRRNVYVLLDVLCVCIASLPFIIITLVNSPYKRGFYCDDESIKYPYREDTITNGLMAAVTISCTVVIITSGEMYMVFSKRLYSRSECNNYVAALYKVVGTFLFGASVSQSLTELAKYMIGRPRPNFLAVCNPDWSTINCSGYVTEFVCRGSHANVTESRLSFYSGHSSFGMYCMLFLSLYVQARLCGKWARLLRPTVQFFLLSFALYVGYTRVSDYKHHWSDVLVGLLQGAIVAAFTVRYVSDFFKVRPPLPCTKDPLESKPSLQLCESDQNHFGYLGAT; this is encoded by the exons catCATTGCCGTTTATTATTATCACACTGGTAAACTCTCCATACAAACGAGGATTCTATTGCGATGATGAATCAATCAAATATCCATATCGGGAAGACACGATTACTAATGGGCTAATGGCTGCCGTCACCATTTCTTGCACAGTTGTTATA ATCACTTCAGGAGAAATGTATATGGTTTTTTCTAAACGACTGTACTCTCGTTCAGAATGTAATAACTATGTTGCTGCACTGTACAAAGTGGTGGGCACCTTCTTATTTGGAGCCTCAGTCAGCCAATCTCTTACTGAACTGGCCAAATACATGATCGGGCGACCCAGACCCAACTTCCTGGCAGTCTGCAATCCTGATTGGTCAACCATTAACTGCTCCGGTTACGTGACAGAGTTTGTCTGCCGTGGGAGCCATGCCAACGTAACGGAGTCAAG GCTGTCCTTCTACTCCGGGCACTCATCGTTTGGAATGTATTGCATGCTGTTCTTGTCT CTGTATGTACAGGCCCGGCTTTGTGGAAAGTGGGCCCGTCTCCTCAGGCCCACAGTGCAGTTTTTCCTCCTTTCCTTCGCCCTGTATGTTGGCTACACACGTGTATCGGATTACAAGCACCACTGGAGTGACGTTCTCGTGGGTTTGCTGCAAGGAGCTATTGTGGCTGCCTTCACT GTTCGTTACGTCTCAGATTTCTTCAAGGTTAGACCTCCCCTTCCTTGTACCAAAGACCCTCTTGAGAGCAAACCAAGCCTCCAACTTTGTGAATCTGACCAAAATCACTTTGGATATCTGGGAGCAACCTGA